A region of the Leucobacter komagatae genome:
CCCGTCGGTTCACATGAATCAGCCCACATCTGACCACCTCGAGGCCTGGAACACAAAGCAGGCACTGGCGGAGCGAATGATTCCGCTCATCGGTCAGCTCTACCGCGATCACGACATCGTCATGTCTGTCCACGGCCGCAGCCTGATCGGCCGCTCAGCCATCGACATCATCCGCGCCCACAACTACGCCCGTAAGATCGACGACGTCGAGCTTGACATCGCCGAAACCTCCGCGATCGTCGAGGCGCTCACCGCTATCCAGCCGGGCCCCGTCTCGCTTGACCTCGCACTGCTCGCGAACGGCTTCCGCGCCTCTGAGTCAACCGACCTCGAGGCATACCTCCGCGCAGAGCTCGCCCCGGCACTCGAGGCCAAGCCCGCAACCGGCCGCGACGTCGTGCTCTACGGGTTCGGCCGCATTGGCCGCCTCCTCGCGCGCATCATGATCGAGCACGCCGGCAGCCAGAACGGCCTGAACCTCCGCGCGATCGTCGTCCGCAAGAACGGCGAGAACGATCTTATGAAGCGCGCGAACCTCCTGCGCCGCGACTCGGTTCACGGCCCATTCAACGGCACGATCAAGGTCCTCGAGGACGAGAACGTCATCCTCGCGAACGGCGTTCGCATCCAGGTCATCTACTCGAGCGACCCCGCTGACGTTGACTACCCGTCGTACGGCATCGAAGACGCCATCCTCGTCGATAACACGGGCCGCTGGCGCGACGCCGAGGGCCTCGGCAAGCACCTCGAGAACTCGGGCATCTCGCGCGTCATCCTGACGGCCCCCGGCAAGGGCGACCTGCTGAACGTCGTGTACGGCGTGAACAACGACAAGATCAGCGACGCCGACGCGATCCTTAGCGCCGCCTCCTGCACGACGAACGCGATCACCCCCGTGCTCAAGGTCGTAAACGACGCCTTTGGTGTCAAGCAGGGCCACGTCGAGACCGTGCACTCGTACACGAACGACCAGAACCTCATCGACAACTTCCACTCGGGCGACCGCCGCGGCCGCTCGGCAGCACTGAACATGGTGCTCACCGAGACCGGCGCAGCGAAGGCCGTCGCGAAGGCGCTTCCCGAGTTCGAGGGCAAGCTCACGGGCAACGCCATCCGCGTTCCCACACCCAACGTATCGATGGCTGTGCTTAACCTGCAGCTCGAGCGCGAGACGACCACCGAGGAGCTGAACGCGCTGCTCGAGCAGGTGTCGCTCACCGGCAGCCTCCGCACGCAGATCGACTACGTTGAGTCGCCAGAGATTGTCTCGACCGACTTCGTCGGGTCGAACCGCGCTGGCATCGTCGACGGCCTCGCGACCCTCGTGACCGGTTCGAGCGCAGTGCTCTACGTCTGGTACGACAACGAGTACGGGTACAGCTGCCAGGTCGTCCGCATCATCGAGCAGCTCGCGGGCGGGCACCCCCTGCAGCTTCCCGCGCTCGCCAAGTAGGTTTCAACCACCAGACGGAGGCTTCGGCAAGTAAGCTGAAGTCACAGACACCCGAACAGGAAGGAACTCGTTATGTCCGAGAAGTACCTCATCGGAGTTGACGGATCAGATCACAGCCGCGCTGCCCTGAAGTGGGGCCTCGCACGCGCGACCGAGCGTGGCGCAGCCGTTGAACTCATCCACGTCGCTGACGATTCCTTCCTGTCCGAGAGTGTCGCGTTCCTCTCCGAGGCCCAGGCGGCTTCTGAGCAGATGCTCGCTCACGAGATCGAGCGCGCGCGCACCGAGCTCGGCTTCACTGGCGAGATCGCGGGCACGGCCGTCGTTGGCCACCCGATCGCGGAGGTTGAGGCCGCGTCCAAGCAGGCCGACCTCCTCGTGCTCGGCGCCCACACCGGTGGCAAGTTCGCGGGCTCCGTCTTCGGTACCCGCGCAGTGAAGATCGCGGCCGTCGCGCACTGCCCGGTCGCCGTCATCCCCGCCGAGCAGGAAGACGCGGGGCGCGGCGTCGTGGTCGGCGTCGACGGCTCCGAGGCATCGAAGCGCGCCATCGCGTTCGCTGCTGAAGAGGCGTCGTTCCGCGGCGTACCGCTCATCGCCGTCTACGCGTGGATGCCCCCGCTCACCCCGGGCCTCGAATACCTGTGGAGCGAGGAGCTCGTCACGGCCCAGCAGGCAGCGGCCGAGGAATCGATCGCCATCGGTACCGCCGGCCTTGCCGAGCGCTACCCCGATCTCGAGGTTCGCCGCGAGATCGTTCAGGCTCCCCCGGTCACCGCACTCCTTCAGGTCGCCGAGACCGCAGAGATGGTTGTCGTCGGCAGCCGCGGCCGCGGCGGGATCTCCCGCCTGCTTCTCGGCTCGGTCAGCCACGGCGTGCTCAACGCGCTGCCGTGCACGACCGTCGTCACTCGCGCAGAGTAGGCGTCAATGGCCGGCGATCTTCGCATTGAGCGCGTCGTCACCTTCGGGGTACTCGGGGCTGGCCGTCCCGGGTACCCGCCGGAGGGCATTCCGCTCGACAACAACGTATGGATCGTCGGCGACGACGACACCGCGCTCATCATCGACGCCGCGCACGATGCCGACGCCGTAGTGACCGCGGTCGGCGATCGGGACCCGCTCGGGATCCTGCTCACGCACGGCCACGAGGATCACGTGAACGCCGCAATCGCGCTTGCCGACGCGCTCGACACGCACCTCTACCTGCACCCGGACGACCTGTTTCTCTGGGAAGAAACGCACGGCGCAGACAGGCTCCCCGATTTCGAGCTCGCAGACGGGGCGACGTTCTCCGTCGCCGGTGCCGAACTCGTCACGCTACATACACCGGGGCACACGCCCGGATCGGTCAGTTTCTACGCTGGCGCGCTCGGCACACTGCTCTCGGGTGACACACTCTTCCAGGGCGGTCCAGGCGCAACAAGGTGGGAATACTCGAGCTTCCCGCAACTCATCGAGTCCATCAGTGAGCGACTGCTCACGCTGCCCGCGGTGACCACGGTGCTTCCCGGCCATGGGTCGGCCACGACGATCGGTGCCGAGACCCCTCAGATCGCCGCCTGGGCAGCGCAGGCTCAGTAGCTAGGGCAGGCCGCTCCGAGTTAGAGCTTCTCGCCGAGACTCCTGAACGTGCGGTCGATGTAGGCCATGGGTTCGCCGGTCTCGCCGAAATGCGCGTCGAGCACGCCCGCGACGACGATCACTGACGAGCCGACTTCGAGCTGGTGCAGTGAGCGGCAGCGGAGTGCGACGCGCACGTCGCGCAGCACCGGCTCGCCTGTGGGTAGGGTTTCCCAACCCTGTTCGGGGATGAAGCGCTCGGTACCCGATACCGCGAACGTCTGTGCGATCTCGGCGTGCCGCGAATCGAGCAGGTGCACCACGAAGGAGTCTGCGTGGAGGACTCCCCCGGCGCTGCCCGTGGCGCGCGTGACCGAGAACGAGAGCGCGGGCGGGTCGACCGCAACCGATGCGACGCTGGAGACGGTGAGCCCTACGGGCCCCTCCGGTGTCTGCGCGGTAATGAGCCCCACCCCGGCGGGGTGGTCTCGGAATGCCCGCTTTAGCGCGTCGCCAGCCTCAAACTCGTTCACCGATACTCCTCTATAGTTCTTTCAGGCTCTGTAGCTCTCTCAGGCGCGATCGTCGGGGGCGCCAGCCGTTTCGGCAGGTCTTCCTGCCGTCCCTCGATGCAACTCGGGTGCCGTCGCGACTATTCCCCTCGGCTCCGCGTACGCCGCGGCCGTGCGCACGAACACCGTCAGCCAGGCGAAGAGCAAGCTCGCGGCCATGAACTCGGTTCCCGTGAGGTTGTAGTAGCCGAACGGAATCCAGAGCAGCACCGCAATCACGATCCCTCCGACGACAATGAGGGAGAACACGACGAGGTCGCGTGGCACGTCGACGACTCGGCGAAGCGACACGTATACGAACACCGCGAACACGACGAGCATGCCACTCGCGGAGCCAACGTGCACGACGATGTTTTCGGCGTCGGGCACGGAGCCCGCAATCGCCATACAAATACCGATGCCGGCGAACAGCCAGGAGAGCGTGCGCACAAGCTTCGGGTCGTCTGCTTCGCGCGCGTTTAGCCCACGTCGAATGTCGTTGCCGATGAAGTTCGAGAGCGCGATTAGCACGAACCCGGTGATGATGAGCGACACGTTGAAGCGATACCCGCTCGCGCCCTCCTCATTGCCAAGCTGAGAAAAGTGCAGCTGCCACCACGACGCGTCGGGCGAGCTCACCATGCTCGCCATCGTGCCGGTGAAGAGCTGGAGGGTCGCGAGCAGTGCGATCGACTCCGACCGCACCCGCGAGCCGACAAGTGCGCCGATATAGGTCATCGCTGCCGTCGCTGCGCCGGCAAGCACCCCGCCGCCCAGGGGGTCGACGGTGATGCCCTGAAAGCCGAGCTGAAACAGGCTCGCGATCGCCATTACAGCAAGGTAGGCAAGCATGCCGCTCGCAAGGGTGAGCGCGAAGATATCGAACACCCGCTTCGCCACGGGCAGCTCGCGCCGCCAGCCGTGCAGCCCACGCTTCGTCTCGACCACGTAGGCGACAAGGTAGGCGAGACCCGCGCCGGCTCCCGCGCACCAGGCGGCAATGTTACCGAGCGATTCGTCGCCAGCGAGCGGAAGCCTGCGCCCGAGCATCAAAAGCGTGGTGAGGATCCCGGAGACCACGAACGCCGCGACGGCCAGCTGGGTGGCGCGCGACTCGATAGCGGCTGAGCCGCTGCCGACTTCGAGAAGGCGGCGGTGTGTC
Encoded here:
- a CDS encoding MBL fold metallo-hydrolase — protein: MAGDLRIERVVTFGVLGAGRPGYPPEGIPLDNNVWIVGDDDTALIIDAAHDADAVVTAVGDRDPLGILLTHGHEDHVNAAIALADALDTHLYLHPDDLFLWEETHGADRLPDFELADGATFSVAGAELVTLHTPGHTPGSVSFYAGALGTLLSGDTLFQGGPGATRWEYSSFPQLIESISERLLTLPAVTTVLPGHGSATTIGAETPQIAAWAAQAQ
- a CDS encoding DUF998 domain-containing protein; this encodes MSTHPEASGNTQGSGVAHGGSSGAHAPTGWTHRRLLEVGSGSAAIESRATQLAVAAFVVSGILTTLLMLGRRLPLAGDESLGNIAAWCAGAGAGLAYLVAYVVETKRGLHGWRRELPVAKRVFDIFALTLASGMLAYLAVMAIASLFQLGFQGITVDPLGGGVLAGAATAAMTYIGALVGSRVRSESIALLATLQLFTGTMASMVSSPDASWWQLHFSQLGNEEGASGYRFNVSLIITGFVLIALSNFIGNDIRRGLNAREADDPKLVRTLSWLFAGIGICMAIAGSVPDAENIVVHVGSASGMLVVFAVFVYVSLRRVVDVPRDLVVFSLIVVGGIVIAVLLWIPFGYYNLTGTEFMAASLLFAWLTVFVRTAAAYAEPRGIVATAPELHRGTAGRPAETAGAPDDRA
- a CDS encoding universal stress protein; this translates as MSEKYLIGVDGSDHSRAALKWGLARATERGAAVELIHVADDSFLSESVAFLSEAQAASEQMLAHEIERARTELGFTGEIAGTAVVGHPIAEVEAASKQADLLVLGAHTGGKFAGSVFGTRAVKIAAVAHCPVAVIPAEQEDAGRGVVVGVDGSEASKRAIAFAAEEASFRGVPLIAVYAWMPPLTPGLEYLWSEELVTAQQAAAEESIAIGTAGLAERYPDLEVRREIVQAPPVTALLQVAETAEMVVVGSRGRGGISRLLLGSVSHGVLNALPCTTVVTRAE
- a CDS encoding flavin reductase family protein — translated: MNEFEAGDALKRAFRDHPAGVGLITAQTPEGPVGLTVSSVASVAVDPPALSFSVTRATGSAGGVLHADSFVVHLLDSRHAEIAQTFAVSGTERFIPEQGWETLPTGEPVLRDVRVALRCRSLHQLEVGSSVIVVAGVLDAHFGETGEPMAYIDRTFRSLGEKL
- a CDS encoding glyceraldehyde-3-phosphate dehydrogenase, with the translated sequence MNQPTSDHLEAWNTKQALAERMIPLIGQLYRDHDIVMSVHGRSLIGRSAIDIIRAHNYARKIDDVELDIAETSAIVEALTAIQPGPVSLDLALLANGFRASESTDLEAYLRAELAPALEAKPATGRDVVLYGFGRIGRLLARIMIEHAGSQNGLNLRAIVVRKNGENDLMKRANLLRRDSVHGPFNGTIKVLEDENVILANGVRIQVIYSSDPADVDYPSYGIEDAILVDNTGRWRDAEGLGKHLENSGISRVILTAPGKGDLLNVVYGVNNDKISDADAILSAASCTTNAITPVLKVVNDAFGVKQGHVETVHSYTNDQNLIDNFHSGDRRGRSAALNMVLTETGAAKAVAKALPEFEGKLTGNAIRVPTPNVSMAVLNLQLERETTTEELNALLEQVSLTGSLRTQIDYVESPEIVSTDFVGSNRAGIVDGLATLVTGSSAVLYVWYDNEYGYSCQVVRIIEQLAGGHPLQLPALAK